The following coding sequences are from one Marinitoga hydrogenitolerans DSM 16785 window:
- a CDS encoding FapA family protein: protein MAITKIKVTDDKLKAYMTLIYDGRIPTDGELLSALQSAGIIHGIKYDILRSLALNPTYNESIVVAEATMPKKGENGYVELFKLEEKKEKVKNNEKIDFREFAKNIITVNLGEKIGIIYPPKLGEPGKDVFGQKIPGLPGNPAKVILEKNVEKDEEGNIIATSSGELIIKKDINGTIYISIEEIYEINGDIDFNTGNVRFPGKVLIRGSVRPDFVVEADGDIEIYGEIELAKVFSKKTVKTNGIKGGNKGYIKAKNIIAKFAENAILEAEEKIEIDKSMINCKVISAKEVILDGYNSRIVGGHIKALKKVEAYYLGSPMGVSTEIEVGVDPKLYEEYKNLIEITKKDTVELKAITPQINSLLKKIKQMKVKNEKVLYLKKLIEKATNLKSKVEKNRKRILQLKKMIEESKSSGVVIARKMLYPGVIIRVNNKVLMPENAISKVQVMNVEDKIKLYGYVEGK, encoded by the coding sequence ATGGCTATAACTAAAATAAAGGTGACAGATGATAAGTTGAAAGCGTATATGACATTAATATATGATGGGCGAATTCCAACAGATGGAGAGCTATTGAGTGCTCTTCAATCAGCAGGTATAATTCATGGTATAAAATACGATATTTTAAGAAGTTTAGCTTTAAACCCGACTTATAATGAATCAATAGTAGTGGCAGAAGCAACAATGCCAAAAAAAGGAGAAAATGGTTATGTGGAATTATTCAAATTAGAAGAAAAAAAAGAAAAAGTGAAAAACAATGAGAAGATAGATTTTAGGGAATTTGCAAAAAATATTATTACCGTAAATTTAGGTGAGAAAATAGGAATTATATATCCACCAAAATTGGGAGAACCAGGGAAAGATGTATTTGGTCAGAAAATTCCAGGGTTACCAGGAAATCCAGCGAAGGTTATTTTAGAAAAAAATGTTGAAAAAGATGAAGAAGGGAATATCATAGCTACTTCGTCAGGAGAATTAATAATAAAGAAAGATATAAATGGGACAATATATATTAGCATTGAAGAAATTTATGAAATTAATGGAGATATTGATTTTAATACAGGCAATGTCAGGTTTCCAGGAAAAGTGTTGATTCGTGGTTCAGTTCGACCGGACTTTGTAGTTGAAGCAGATGGAGATATTGAAATATATGGTGAGATAGAGTTAGCAAAAGTTTTTTCAAAAAAGACAGTAAAAACGAATGGTATAAAAGGTGGAAATAAAGGGTATATTAAAGCGAAAAATATAATAGCTAAATTTGCTGAAAATGCCATATTAGAAGCAGAAGAAAAAATAGAGATTGATAAATCGATGATTAATTGTAAGGTGATTTCAGCAAAGGAAGTAATTTTAGATGGGTATAATAGTAGAATTGTGGGTGGGCATATTAAAGCATTAAAAAAAGTAGAAGCATATTACTTAGGAAGTCCAATGGGGGTAAGTACTGAGATAGAGGTTGGAGTTGATCCAAAGTTGTATGAAGAATACAAAAATTTAATTGAAATTACAAAAAAAGATACTGTGGAATTAAAGGCAATAACTCCTCAAATCAATTCTCTTTTAAAAAAGATAAAACAAATGAAAGTAAAAAATGAAAAAGTTTTATACTTAAAGAAATTAATAGAAAAGGCTACAAATTTAAAAAGCAAAGTTGAAAAAAATAGAAAAAGAATCCTTCAATTGAAGAAAATGATAGAAGAATCAAAGAGTTCAGGAGTCGTTATTGCAAGGAAAATGCTTTATCCAGGAGTAATAATAAGAGTAAACAATAAGGTATTAATGCCAGAAAACGCAATTAGTAAAGTTCAGGTTATGAATGTTGAAGATAAAATAAAACTTTATGGTTATGTTGAAGGAAAATAG
- a CDS encoding ATP-binding protein, whose product MESIKIEILSKTKYIKILREAMKYFLRLNEFDNEEQIFFMELALNEAVANVIEHTYKFDEQKKIIIKFEIEKKFFKVSIRDFGEKIDKERIKSRDLDDVKDHGLGVHIINQVFDEMMWKNINEEGNLLILKKSLEE is encoded by the coding sequence ATGGAAAGTATAAAAATAGAAATATTAAGCAAAACAAAATACATAAAAATCCTACGTGAAGCTATGAAATATTTTTTGCGTTTAAATGAATTTGATAATGAAGAGCAAATTTTTTTTATGGAATTGGCATTAAATGAAGCTGTTGCAAATGTAATTGAACATACTTATAAATTTGATGAACAAAAAAAGATAATAATAAAATTTGAGATAGAAAAAAAATTTTTTAAAGTTTCTATACGAGATTTTGGTGAAAAAATCGATAAAGAAAGAATTAAATCACGAGATTTAGATGATGTTAAAGATCATGGTCTTGGTGTTCATATAATAAATCAGGTTTTTGATGAAATGATGTGGAAAAATATTAATGAGGAGGGAAATTTGCTGATTTTAAAAAAAAGTTTGGAGGAATGA